The genomic stretch CCCGTCGTCGAAGCCTACGACCGACACGTCTTGCGGACATCGCAGACCTGCGACGGTGGCCTCGTGAAGGGCGCCGAACGCGATCTCGTCGTTCGCACAACAGATCGCTGTAGGCCGTTTCGCGGACTTCAAGAGCGCGGCGAAGCCTCGACGACCGGTGTCGGCGCTGAAAGGGCCCTCGAAGATCCACTCGGGCTTCGGCTTGGCACCCGCGCTTTCGAGCATGTCCAAATACCCCTTGCGCCGCTCCACCGCATCGCGCGAACCGGAAGGGCCGAGCAGGAGACCGATGCGTCGGTGACCCAACTGTATCAGAAAACTGGCGACGGAACGCGCACCCGAATAGTTGTCCACGCCAAGCACCGGCAGACCTGCATCGGCGATGGAAACCTCGGGCGGCAGAGCGGACTTGGTGAACACGATCGGTCGATGAAACCCGCGGATCTGCCTCAACTCTTCGGCTGAAATCGGCTCCCCGAGGTAGATCACGCCGGAGGAGCTGATGCTGAGCATTTGAATGGCCTCGCGCAGGCTTGCCTCGGGCCCGCGTTGGAGAGTGGAGATGTGGACGCCCCAACCGCGAGCCGAAGCCGCGTGGAGCACGCCTGCTAGGAGGCGCCCGTAATACTCGGAGAAGAAGATGTTTTCGTCCAACGGAACGACGACCGTGATCGTGCTCGAACCGCCTTTGCGCAACATGCGTGCTCCGGCGTTGAGGGAGAAGTTCTGTCGCTCGGCGAGGTCGAGGATGGCCTTGCGGGAGTCCGGGCGAACGAGGTGGGCCGTCTCCGGTCGCAACGCGCGCGAAACGGTCGAAGGAGACACTCCGAGATGTTCGGCGATCTGGACGATACCCGCTTTCTTGCGGGTTGCGGGCGAATGCGTCGTGGCGCGTTTGGGCATGCGAAAACGAGAGACTCGGCGAAGGTACCGCTGCGGTGTGCGCGCGCGCAAGACTGGGGTGTGCGCGTCCGTCGTCCGCGGACGGCG from Opitutales bacterium ASA1 encodes the following:
- a CDS encoding LacI family DNA-binding transcriptional regulator, translated to MPKRATTHSPATRKKAGIVQIAEHLGVSPSTVSRALRPETAHLVRPDSRKAILDLAERQNFSLNAGARMLRKGGSSTITVVVPLDENIFFSEYYGRLLAGVLHAASARGWGVHISTLQRGPEASLREAIQMLSISSSGVIYLGEPISAEELRQIRGFHRPIVFTKSALPPEVSIADAGLPVLGVDNYSGARSVASFLIQLGHRRIGLLLGPSGSRDAVERRKGYLDMLESAGAKPKPEWIFEGPFSADTGRRGFAALLKSAKRPTAICCANDEIAFGALHEATVAGLRCPQDVSVVGFDDGMWATACQPALTTVRQPLADMAERAVGLIAESTKGTGGTSRLAVADLPAPIMIRESTRALRAAE